The following coding sequences are from one Methanococcoides orientis window:
- a CDS encoding ABC transporter ATP-binding protein: MSSLLTINNLVKTFEGHRVLNGIDLDVEKGETLGLFGSSGSGKTTVGRCIVGLEKPDSGKILFEGNDILTMGRRERKSVRPKIQMIFQHPEISLNPRLKAFDSLVEPMKIHGCYDSSSLSNKVDELLDMVGLRSEHLKRYPAHLSGGEIQRIVLARILSINPEFIVADEPTSMLDVSVQAQVLKIMEKIQQEKGISYLLISHDIDVLRKVCNRIAYLEDGKITRIERM; the protein is encoded by the coding sequence ATGTCATCTTTATTGACTATAAATAATCTTGTAAAAACGTTCGAAGGCCACAGGGTACTTAATGGCATTGATCTTGATGTTGAAAAAGGAGAAACTCTGGGACTTTTCGGGAGTAGTGGTTCAGGTAAGACAACGGTCGGCAGGTGTATTGTAGGTCTGGAAAAACCGGACTCGGGTAAAATCCTTTTTGAAGGAAATGATATTCTGACCATGGGTCGCAGAGAGAGAAAAAGTGTGCGCCCAAAGATCCAGATGATCTTTCAGCATCCGGAAATTTCCTTGAATCCGAGACTTAAGGCGTTTGATAGCCTTGTTGAACCCATGAAAATTCATGGCTGCTATGACAGTTCTTCCCTTTCGAATAAAGTTGACGAGTTGCTTGATATGGTGGGGTTGAGAAGTGAACATCTGAAACGCTATCCTGCACATCTTAGTGGCGGTGAGATCCAGAGAATTGTGCTGGCTCGCATCCTTTCTATCAATCCGGAGTTCATTGTGGCTGATGAACCCACTTCTATGCTGGATGTTTCGGTGCAGGCACAGGTGTTGAAGATCATGGAGAAAATTCAGCAGGAAAAGGGCATCTCGTACCTTCTGATATCCCATGACATTGATGTCCTGAGGAAAGTATGCAACAGGATAGCTTATCTGGAGGATGGAAAAATAACAAGAATAGAAAGGATGTAA
- a CDS encoding ABC transporter ATP-binding protein, whose amino-acid sequence MDILNVSNLSVGFVTENGTVKAVNNVSFEVKKGETFGIIGESGSGKSVIGQAILRLLPSNATVKGDLFFGGVDLLSCSNSQMRQIRGKKISLIPQNPSGSLNPLLKNRIQVSEVFEVMGIDKKKGLKVALRMMKKMFLKDPLGMLENYPHELSGGMKQRLLAAMCLSYNPELLIADEPTKGLDSRSRAGSVDLFRHVKNDHGSSMLVITHDLDFALEICDRVAVMYAGEIVEIGSATKVLRNPSHPYTKGLLNALPRNGLVPLHGQTPSRIDLPEGCLFSGRCVLCSDRCHIDQPDIKRIDGGIVKCHLY is encoded by the coding sequence ATGGATATTCTTAATGTAAGTAACCTTAGTGTGGGCTTCGTGACTGAGAACGGAACTGTAAAAGCGGTAAATAACGTTTCTTTTGAAGTAAAAAAAGGTGAAACCTTTGGGATTATAGGTGAAAGTGGTTCAGGTAAATCTGTTATTGGACAGGCTATTTTACGTTTACTTCCTTCCAATGCTACCGTGAAAGGGGACCTCTTTTTTGGAGGAGTAGATCTCCTTTCCTGTAGTAACAGCCAGATGAGGCAGATCCGGGGCAAGAAGATTTCGTTGATCCCTCAGAATCCCTCTGGTTCCTTAAATCCTTTACTTAAAAACAGGATACAAGTAAGCGAAGTCTTTGAAGTTATGGGGATTGACAAAAAGAAGGGTTTGAAGGTAGCACTCCGGATGATGAAAAAGATGTTTTTAAAAGACCCTCTAGGAATGCTTGAAAATTATCCTCATGAGCTTTCAGGAGGAATGAAGCAAAGGCTTTTGGCAGCGATGTGTCTTTCTTATAATCCTGAACTTCTCATTGCGGATGAGCCTACAAAGGGACTTGATTCACGTTCAAGGGCAGGTTCTGTCGATCTTTTCAGGCATGTGAAGAACGATCATGGAAGTTCTATGCTTGTAATTACCCATGATCTTGATTTTGCGCTGGAGATATGCGATAGGGTCGCGGTGATGTATGCAGGAGAAATTGTGGAGATCGGATCAGCTACAAAAGTATTACGTAATCCTTCCCATCCATACACAAAGGGTCTTTTGAATGCTCTGCCACGCAATGGTCTTGTACCTCTGCATGGTCAGACTCCCAGCAGGATCGATCTTCCCGAAGGCTGTCTTTTTTCCGGAAGATGTGTTTTATGTTCGGATAGGTGTCATATTGATCAGCCGGATATCAAAAGAATTGATGGAGGAATTGTCAAATGTCATCTTTATTGA
- a CDS encoding ABC transporter permease — MQFKEKGSITGKILRRKDMTLAMVLLVALVLVAVLNPLLSSSDPNAIDLKNKNLAPSQQHLLGTDYLGRDIFDRLVAGTTTSLSIAAGVTAISLVIGIGIGCISGYYGGFVDESLSRLIDVFLSFPGIIFALAIMGFLGSSVSNLILALSVVHWAKYARLMRGQVLSIKENEYVLSAKTIGAGDFHIMRKHLIPNSIATVFVLATIDIGHVILSIAALNFLGIGLPTDVPEWGAMLSAGKEFMRTSPYQTIFPGLTITLVVIIFSIIGEGLRDILDPNERGDDF, encoded by the coding sequence TTGCAGTTTAAGGAAAAAGGCAGCATTACAGGAAAGATCCTCCGAAGAAAAGACATGACCCTGGCCATGGTATTGCTTGTGGCATTAGTGTTGGTTGCGGTTTTAAATCCCTTGCTATCTTCGTCAGATCCCAATGCTATTGACCTTAAAAACAAGAACCTTGCCCCATCGCAACAACATCTACTGGGGACAGATTACCTTGGCAGGGATATTTTTGACAGGCTGGTTGCAGGCACGACGACTTCCCTTTCCATCGCAGCCGGAGTAACTGCCATATCTCTTGTCATAGGAATTGGTATTGGCTGCATTTCCGGATATTATGGGGGTTTTGTTGATGAGAGCCTTTCCCGCCTGATAGATGTGTTCCTATCGTTCCCCGGCATTATTTTTGCTCTGGCTATTATGGGTTTTCTGGGAAGCAGCGTATCTAACCTCATACTTGCCCTGTCTGTAGTCCACTGGGCCAAATACGCCCGTCTTATGCGGGGGCAGGTGCTTTCAATAAAAGAGAATGAATACGTATTATCGGCAAAGACCATTGGTGCGGGTGACTTCCATATAATGAGAAAGCACCTGATTCCAAACTCCATTGCAACGGTCTTTGTCCTTGCAACAATAGATATAGGTCATGTAATTCTTTCCATTGCAGCTCTTAATTTTCTTGGTATCGGTCTCCCTACAGATGTCCCTGAATGGGGTGCCATGCTAAGTGCAGGGAAGGAGTTTATGCGGACATCTCCTTACCAGACAATATTCCCGGGTCTTACAATTACACTGGTTGTTATAATTTTTAGTATAATCGGTGAAGGCTTGCGGGATATTCTTGACCCCAATGAAAGAGGTGATGATTTCTGA
- a CDS encoding ABC transporter permease — protein sequence MYRYVLKRMAFVLITLFAVIALTFFLMNVIPGGTSELILKHTFIGLEESATEEQLAQISDRYNLNAPLYIQFIEWIKSGFLEGDLGTSFVYHKPVLHLLMLRLPATIILALSSMTIAVIGGVSLGIYAALRENKFADHLLRFLTLFGVSMPGFWIGLILILLFSVYLKLVPVAGYGSIENLILPALALSIHSLASIMRVTRTSMLETLGEDYIKFATAKGLPVNKIISRHALKNSMLPVVTVLGFQIGAMLGGSVVIEKVFAWPGIGSLLVDSIFARDLPVVQACIIVIVFLFLVVNFMVDLIYVYLDPRIKYR from the coding sequence ATGTACAGATATGTTCTCAAAAGAATGGCTTTTGTGCTCATTACCCTTTTTGCAGTAATTGCGTTGACATTTTTCCTCATGAATGTAATACCCGGCGGGACGTCTGAACTGATATTGAAACATACGTTCATAGGTCTTGAGGAATCTGCTACTGAAGAACAGCTGGCACAGATATCAGATCGTTACAATCTCAATGCCCCTCTCTACATTCAGTTCATTGAATGGATAAAAAGCGGTTTTCTTGAAGGTGACCTGGGGACATCCTTTGTGTACCACAAACCCGTGTTACACCTCTTAATGCTACGGCTTCCTGCTACCATAATTCTTGCATTATCAAGTATGACGATTGCAGTTATTGGGGGCGTTTCACTGGGTATATATGCGGCATTGCGGGAAAACAAATTCGCAGATCATCTGCTGCGTTTTCTTACACTTTTTGGAGTTTCAATGCCCGGGTTTTGGATCGGTTTGATATTGATCCTGTTATTTTCGGTTTACTTGAAGTTAGTACCCGTTGCAGGATACGGAAGTATTGAAAACCTGATACTGCCTGCACTTGCCCTCTCCATTCACTCCCTTGCATCCATAATGAGGGTGACAAGGACAAGCATGCTTGAAACACTCGGAGAGGATTACATAAAGTTTGCAACTGCAAAAGGATTGCCTGTAAACAAGATCATAAGCAGGCATGCTCTAAAGAATTCCATGTTGCCGGTGGTTACGGTACTTGGTTTTCAGATAGGGGCAATGCTAGGTGGGTCCGTAGTAATAGAAAAAGTGTTTGCATGGCCCGGAATCGGTAGTTTGCTGGTGGACTCTATATTTGCACGTGATCTGCCGGTGGTACAGGCATGTATCATAGTAATAGTGTTCCTGTTCCTTGTTGTAAATTTCATGGTTGACCTGATTTATGTCTACCTTGACCCGAGAATAAAGTATAGGTGA
- a CDS encoding ABC transporter substrate-binding protein codes for MKNRFLSILLIMSLLAVPVFMSGCISSNEQSVESGEQAVADPSAAGQTLVLGEMWDIENIDPASAGTVICEKAAVTETLVGANPDFSLKPVLATSWEQVDDLTWIFDLRKGVEFHDGSTMTAEDVKYSLERTMAENPRVESMLNIGSINVVDDHTLEIKTKEINPILAGILHYPDTSIISESSIDENDNFVKPVGTGPYSFESFNEQTRVLTVVRNEYWWGGDVGLEKLVLKGMPDPNTRAMAIENGELDFTVDVPYSETDRIDAIDGLSVEKYSTPRVYKIDTNLEDEALADVRVRQAISYAINREDIVEHVLYNVGTPAAGPFLPSMSWANKDLKPYEQDLEKADELLTQAGWTDTDGDGIRDKNGEPLELELLTYAARPGLPPMSEAIAAQLKEAGISVSSQVLEWGAISDKRENGDWDLVLAAFNIAMVPDPEYVLGNWYTTEGPDNTPGYSNPEVDALVEEAKTIKDLDLRYQKFNEVEAIVYEEQPKILVAYYGCAIVKKDSVKGYVFDPTAHDYSVNAGMYIEE; via the coding sequence ATGAAAAATAGATTTCTGTCGATATTGTTGATAATGTCACTGCTTGCTGTTCCTGTCTTTATGTCAGGATGTATCAGCAGCAATGAACAATCTGTTGAGAGTGGTGAACAGGCTGTTGCAGATCCTTCAGCTGCGGGGCAAACGCTTGTACTGGGGGAAATGTGGGACATTGAAAATATTGATCCCGCATCAGCAGGTACTGTAATTTGTGAAAAAGCAGCTGTAACTGAAACCCTTGTGGGTGCAAATCCTGACTTCTCACTTAAACCGGTACTTGCGACCTCCTGGGAACAGGTGGATGATCTAACCTGGATCTTTGATCTCAGGAAAGGTGTAGAATTCCATGATGGATCTACAATGACAGCTGAGGACGTGAAGTATTCCCTGGAAAGAACTATGGCTGAAAACCCCAGGGTAGAATCAATGCTGAATATTGGTTCGATAAATGTTGTTGATGATCACACACTTGAGATAAAAACAAAAGAAATAAACCCCATCCTTGCAGGTATTCTTCATTATCCCGATACCTCGATCATTAGTGAAAGCTCGATAGATGAAAATGACAATTTTGTCAAACCTGTGGGAACCGGCCCTTATTCCTTTGAATCTTTCAATGAACAAACACGCGTACTTACAGTTGTAAGAAATGAATACTGGTGGGGCGGAGATGTCGGTCTTGAAAAACTGGTGCTAAAAGGTATGCCTGATCCCAATACAAGAGCAATGGCTATCGAAAATGGGGAACTCGATTTTACAGTTGATGTACCATACAGTGAAACAGACCGCATAGATGCCATAGATGGGCTCAGTGTGGAAAAATATTCTACTCCCCGGGTTTACAAGATAGATACCAACCTTGAAGATGAAGCTCTGGCTGATGTAAGGGTCAGGCAGGCAATATCGTATGCAATAAACAGAGAAGATATTGTAGAACACGTGCTTTACAACGTAGGTACCCCGGCTGCCGGTCCTTTCTTACCTTCAATGAGCTGGGCTAACAAGGACCTGAAGCCATATGAACAGGACCTTGAGAAAGCAGATGAGCTGCTTACACAAGCCGGCTGGACAGATACAGACGGAGATGGTATTCGCGACAAGAACGGGGAGCCCCTTGAACTTGAGCTGTTAACCTATGCTGCAAGACCCGGACTTCCTCCTATGTCTGAAGCAATTGCTGCCCAGCTCAAGGAAGCAGGGATCTCTGTTTCATCCCAGGTACTTGAATGGGGTGCAATATCAGATAAAAGGGAAAATGGTGACTGGGACCTCGTTCTTGCAGCTTTTAATATTGCAATGGTGCCTGATCCGGAATATGTCCTGGGTAACTGGTACACGACCGAGGGACCTGACAATACTCCCGGATACTCCAATCCTGAAGTCGATGCACTGGTGGAAGAAGCAAAGACCATCAAAGACCTTGATCTGAGGTACCAGAAATTCAACGAAGTTGAAGCGATCGTGTATGAAGAGCAACCAAAGATCCTAGTCGCTTACTACGGCTGTGCCATAGTTAAGAAAGATTCGGTGAAAGGCTATGTCTTCGACCCTACAGCACACGATTACAGTGTCAATGCAGGGATGTATATCGAAGAATGA
- a CDS encoding class I SAM-dependent methyltransferase encodes MTFVKKSVKEEIAGKWDISSQTYDSHHGHAIKSGVEAEAWKKLFKNNFPKGKLEILDVGCGTGELSILLSQMGHHVTGIDLSEKMMEKGKLKARSKGLDITFLKGDAEDPSFEDGSFDVVFNRHLLWTLPNPERALSSWQRILKEGGYAVIVDGVWDDRSLDTRTRRFISNVATMLLERKNPWEHYYSEQIKEHLPNVGGTPSERAHGYLDSAGFGEINCVNLRHIRDIQKKYMPVRQRICYNYDYYLIHGKK; translated from the coding sequence ATGACGTTTGTTAAGAAAAGTGTTAAGGAAGAAATTGCCGGAAAATGGGACATCTCATCACAGACCTATGATTCACACCATGGTCATGCTATCAAAAGTGGGGTAGAGGCGGAAGCATGGAAAAAGCTGTTCAAAAACAATTTTCCAAAAGGCAAGCTTGAGATCCTTGACGTTGGTTGTGGTACAGGTGAGTTGAGCATTCTCTTATCACAGATGGGTCATCACGTAACAGGCATTGACCTTTCTGAAAAGATGATGGAAAAGGGAAAATTAAAGGCACGATCCAAAGGGCTCGATATAACTTTTCTGAAAGGCGATGCTGAAGATCCTTCTTTTGAAGATGGCTCATTTGATGTTGTTTTCAACAGACATCTTTTGTGGACACTTCCAAACCCCGAACGTGCTTTGAGTTCATGGCAAAGAATCCTGAAAGAAGGTGGGTACGCTGTGATAGTTGATGGTGTGTGGGATGACAGGTCTCTTGACACAAGAACAAGGAGATTCATAAGCAACGTTGCAACAATGTTGCTTGAACGAAAAAATCCCTGGGAGCATTATTATTCTGAACAGATCAAAGAACATCTTCCAAATGTGGGTGGGACCCCTTCAGAGAGAGCACATGGCTATCTTGATTCAGCGGGATTTGGGGAAATAAATTGTGTAAATCTTCGACACATTCGTGATATTCAGAAGAAATACATGCCTGTTAGGCAGCGTATTTGCTACAATTATGACTATTATCTAATTCACGGTAAAAAATGA
- the acs gene encoding acetate--CoA ligase → MTETIESLLKEQKKYYPPEEFVRQANMKDPLIYEKAEEDFEGFWEDLAHNIDWFEKWDTVLDWQPPHAKWFTGAKLNASYNCLDRHISKHGDKTALIWEGEMENSETYTYKELLDETARFAAALKEMGVKKGDVVTIYLPMIPEAVISMLACSRIGAPHSVVFAGFSAEALAQRVTDANSRYVITCDGYFHKGKLVEQKEKADRGLENTTCVEKVIVTNHAANAIAMKEERDIWWDELIHNVDSVCEPEQMDAEDILFLMYTSGTTGKPKGVVHTTGGYMVGTNVTSKWIFDLKDDDIFWCTADVGWITGHSYLVYGPLSNGATIVMHEGAPDYPDKGRFWDIVEKYGVTIFYTAPTAIRTFMKWGDDIPAKYDLSSLRLLGSVGEPINPKAWLWYYEIIGNSNCPIVDTWWQTETGMIMISPLPGLTTMKPGTATRPFPGIKASILDEEGNEVPEGEGGYLAIERPWPSMIRTINGDEQRFLDTYWSKWGTDRYLAGDGARRDKDGYFWVLGRLDDVIKVSGHRLGTMEIESSLVSHKAVAEAAVDGKTDEIKGEVVVAYVILESDAQASDELKQELKEHVVDEIGAIARPKQIIFTDEVPKTRSGKIMRRVLKAITNDTEVGDITTLQNPAVVEELKRKVNELREH, encoded by the coding sequence ATGACAGAAACAATCGAATCTTTACTTAAGGAACAGAAGAAGTACTATCCACCGGAAGAATTTGTCAGGCAGGCTAACATGAAAGACCCCCTGATATATGAAAAAGCGGAAGAGGACTTTGAGGGCTTCTGGGAAGATCTTGCCCACAACATCGACTGGTTCGAAAAGTGGGATACGGTCCTTGACTGGCAGCCACCTCACGCAAAGTGGTTCACCGGTGCAAAACTGAATGCTTCCTACAACTGCCTGGACCGCCATATTTCAAAACATGGTGACAAGACAGCCCTTATATGGGAAGGAGAGATGGAAAATTCAGAGACCTACACATATAAGGAACTGTTAGATGAAACTGCTCGTTTTGCTGCCGCATTAAAAGAAATGGGAGTGAAGAAAGGCGACGTTGTAACGATCTACCTGCCCATGATACCTGAAGCAGTGATATCCATGCTTGCATGCTCCAGGATCGGTGCACCCCACAGCGTTGTATTTGCAGGATTCTCCGCAGAAGCTCTTGCACAGCGTGTGACTGATGCGAACAGCCGATATGTCATTACATGCGACGGTTATTTCCACAAAGGAAAACTGGTGGAACAGAAAGAGAAGGCTGATCGGGGACTTGAGAATACAACATGTGTGGAAAAGGTTATTGTAACAAACCATGCTGCCAATGCCATCGCCATGAAAGAGGAAAGGGACATCTGGTGGGATGAACTCATACACAATGTCGATTCAGTATGTGAACCTGAACAAATGGATGCTGAAGACATATTGTTCCTGATGTACACCAGCGGGACTACAGGAAAACCAAAGGGTGTTGTCCATACAACCGGTGGCTATATGGTAGGCACAAATGTGACTTCTAAATGGATATTCGACCTGAAGGATGATGATATATTCTGGTGTACAGCCGATGTTGGATGGATAACAGGACATTCCTACCTGGTATATGGGCCTCTCTCTAACGGGGCAACCATTGTAATGCATGAAGGTGCACCGGACTATCCGGACAAGGGCAGGTTCTGGGATATCGTGGAAAAATACGGCGTAACTATCTTCTACACAGCACCTACCGCAATACGGACATTCATGAAGTGGGGAGATGACATTCCTGCAAAGTACGACCTCTCATCCCTGCGACTGCTTGGAAGTGTTGGAGAGCCAATCAACCCGAAAGCCTGGCTATGGTACTACGAGATCATCGGCAACTCCAACTGCCCCATTGTGGATACATGGTGGCAGACCGAAACAGGAATGATCATGATAAGTCCCCTACCCGGACTCACAACAATGAAACCAGGTACTGCAACCAGACCATTCCCCGGAATAAAGGCTTCTATACTTGATGAGGAAGGTAATGAAGTACCTGAGGGTGAAGGTGGATACCTTGCCATTGAGAGACCATGGCCCAGTATGATCAGAACAATAAACGGGGATGAACAGAGATTCCTTGATACCTACTGGAGCAAGTGGGGTACAGATCGATACCTTGCAGGAGATGGTGCACGCAGAGACAAGGACGGGTACTTCTGGGTACTTGGACGTCTGGACGATGTCATCAAGGTTTCCGGCCACAGGCTCGGTACAATGGAGATCGAAAGCTCACTTGTATCACATAAGGCAGTTGCAGAAGCTGCAGTTGATGGAAAGACCGATGAGATAAAGGGAGAGGTAGTCGTTGCTTACGTGATCCTTGAATCAGATGCACAGGCCAGTGATGAGCTTAAACAGGAATTAAAGGAACATGTCGTGGATGAGATCGGTGCCATAGCACGTCCGAAACAGATCATATTCACAGATGAAGTTCCAAAGACAAGAAGCGGTAAGATCATGAGGCGTGTCCTGAAAGCAATTACCAATGACACAGAGGTAGGAGATATTACAACCCTCCAGAACCCTGCTGTGGTCGAGGAACTTAAAAGAAAGGTTAATGAGCTAAGGGAACATTGA
- the pyrF gene encoding orotidine-5'-phosphate decarboxylase, with translation MEKKNCLILALDVTDRENALRIANEVSEYVDSIKVGYPLVLGEGLGIVKELAELAPVIADFKVADIPNTDRLICEQVFKAGADAVITHGFTGRDSLDSCVKVAEEYGRDVYVVTEMSHPGGVEFFRPVAETIAQMAADAGATGVVAPATRPERVRDIRKIIGNDLHIISPGVGAQGGSAADVINAGADWVIVGRSIYNSDSPADAAMKICNDMKC, from the coding sequence ATGGAAAAGAAAAATTGCTTGATCCTTGCCCTCGATGTCACAGACAGGGAAAATGCCCTGCGTATCGCTAATGAAGTATCTGAATATGTGGATTCCATAAAGGTCGGATATCCACTTGTACTTGGAGAAGGACTGGGCATCGTTAAAGAATTAGCCGAGCTTGCCCCTGTTATTGCTGATTTTAAAGTTGCTGACATCCCCAATACCGACCGCCTTATCTGCGAACAGGTATTCAAAGCCGGAGCTGACGCGGTCATTACACACGGATTTACAGGGCGTGACAGCCTGGACTCCTGTGTAAAGGTCGCAGAGGAATATGGCAGGGACGTCTACGTCGTAACAGAAATGAGCCACCCCGGTGGTGTGGAATTCTTCCGCCCTGTTGCAGAGACCATTGCCCAGATGGCCGCAGATGCCGGAGCTACAGGTGTTGTTGCACCAGCCACAAGACCTGAAAGGGTCAGGGATATCCGCAAGATCATCGGTAATGATCTGCATATAATCTCACCTGGCGTAGGTGCACAGGGTGGCAGTGCTGCCGATGTTATCAATGCAGGTGCTGACTGGGTGATCGTAGGACGTAGTATCTATAACTCAGATTCACCTGCTGATGCTGCCATGAAAATATGCAATGATATGAAATGCTGA
- a CDS encoding adenosylcobinamide amidohydrolase, whose product MVVKLPEGRRTLTTSWLNGGYSEEMEAVFNHMIPHRSHGAGDLEGGSVPEYLRIVAGRLGLEPNKASGMLTTARMENAVVVSDSFRGLEVTAIITGGVEINGGRAGDPSSYYQEDERFEPVGGTINIILLIGADLPAYSMARSLMTATEAKSAALQQLMAPSRYSSGIATGTGTDMITVVADTTSKLKLTDSGKHSKLGELIGKCVLEAVTKAVGIQSDIKPITQRDMLVRLDRFGIDEARYWKVASTLEGENKKPGFIDQLRKTSRNPALVAATVSVLHIIDEISWGLIPENAGRKAAFAIMRELPKVLDMDLEVPADELLNEYDSILDNWIVVTSWIVKNNIS is encoded by the coding sequence TTGGTAGTAAAACTTCCAGAAGGAAGAAGGACACTCACAACTTCGTGGCTCAACGGAGGATACAGTGAGGAGATGGAAGCGGTCTTCAATCACATGATACCACACCGAAGCCATGGTGCTGGTGACCTTGAGGGCGGAAGTGTTCCCGAATACCTCAGGATAGTTGCAGGCAGACTTGGACTTGAGCCCAACAAGGCATCAGGGATGCTTACAACAGCAAGAATGGAGAATGCCGTTGTTGTTTCTGATTCATTCAGGGGTCTTGAGGTCACAGCAATTATAACAGGCGGAGTTGAAATAAACGGTGGCCGTGCTGGAGATCCTTCATCTTATTATCAGGAAGATGAAAGGTTCGAACCAGTTGGCGGTACGATAAACATTATTTTGTTAATAGGAGCAGACCTGCCAGCATATTCAATGGCAAGGTCACTGATGACCGCAACCGAAGCAAAGAGTGCAGCATTGCAGCAGCTTATGGCACCCAGTCGTTATTCAAGCGGAATAGCAACAGGGACAGGAACTGATATGATAACTGTTGTTGCAGACACCACCAGTAAGTTAAAGCTTACAGATTCCGGAAAGCACTCTAAATTAGGAGAACTGATCGGAAAATGTGTTCTTGAAGCCGTAACAAAAGCTGTTGGGATCCAATCGGACATAAAACCGATCACCCAGCGTGATATGCTGGTAAGACTTGACCGTTTCGGTATCGATGAAGCAAGATACTGGAAAGTAGCATCAACTCTGGAGGGGGAGAACAAGAAGCCCGGATTCATAGACCAACTTCGTAAGACATCACGAAACCCGGCACTTGTAGCTGCAACTGTTTCCGTGCTCCATATCATCGATGAAATATCATGGGGACTCATTCCGGAAAATGCCGGCAGAAAGGCTGCTTTTGCTATCATGAGAGAACTCCCAAAGGTACTGGACATGGATCTAGAGGTCCCTGCAGATGAACTTTTGAATGAGTACGATAGCATTCTTGATAACTGGATAGTTGTCACCTCCTGGATCGTGAAGAATAACATTTCCTGA
- a CDS encoding HD domain-containing protein, with amino-acid sequence MKIRELIIQHCDNTENKGNGLLIHTGHPAEPIETPELFSYLDFLSDEPSRKIWYSDDYRMIVTEIDGELTVYEHVRLSNYRIQLLDLREKYGEKEEKDLTELADIFSFVSYEHRNSTRKSGVPYITHPMDVASILIKENAPSELIFAGLLHDIVEDTEVNIVTIRRRYGPVVGDYVEAVTEPEELRQAAGGDRAQTWKERKEYTIKRISRANSEIRLLACADKLANIRDLISDIKQEGEEFWDKFNAPKSEQEWYYRSMLEVFATGPQNITDTRAYRDYKDCVDELF; translated from the coding sequence ATGAAAATACGAGAGCTTATAATCCAACACTGTGACAACACTGAGAATAAAGGAAATGGACTTCTGATCCATACAGGACATCCTGCCGAACCCATCGAAACCCCCGAACTGTTCAGCTATCTGGATTTCCTTTCTGATGAACCTTCAAGGAAGATCTGGTACAGCGATGATTATCGGATGATAGTAACTGAGATCGATGGGGAGCTTACAGTCTACGAGCATGTAAGACTGTCAAACTACAGGATACAGTTACTTGACCTACGTGAAAAATACGGAGAAAAGGAAGAGAAAGACCTTACAGAACTTGCGGATATATTCTCTTTCGTTAGCTATGAACATAGAAATAGTACAAGGAAATCAGGAGTTCCATATATAACTCATCCAATGGACGTAGCATCCATACTGATAAAAGAGAATGCACCATCGGAACTTATTTTTGCAGGATTGCTCCATGACATCGTTGAAGATACGGAAGTTAACATTGTAACCATAAGAAGAAGATATGGACCTGTAGTAGGTGATTATGTGGAAGCTGTTACCGAACCGGAAGAGCTCAGGCAAGCTGCAGGAGGGGACAGAGCACAGACCTGGAAAGAAAGAAAAGAGTATACCATCAAAAGGATAAGCAGAGCAAATTCCGAGATAAGACTTCTAGCATGTGCGGACAAGCTTGCCAACATCAGGGACCTTATCAGTGATATAAAGCAGGAAGGAGAGGAGTTCTGGGATAAGTTCAATGCACCAAAGAGCGAGCAGGAATGGTACTACCGTTCAATGCTGGAAGTTTTTGCTACCGGTCCGCAAAATATCACAGACACCCGTGCATACCGTGATTACAAAGATTGTGTAGATGAGCTGTTCTGA